The Vulcanimicrobium alpinum sequence TTTCCCGCAGGAAGCGACCCTCTCCGGGCCAATCCCCGATGCTCATTCTCCGCCGGCGCGTACTCTGCTCGCCGGCCCGGACTATGCGGCAGGTAACGTAATGAACCAAACCAGCACGGTCGCCCCCGAAGGTCTCTGGACCGCGGCGCTCGAGCGGCTCGAACCGCGCTACAACAAGCCGGTGTTCGAAATGTGGTTGAAGCCGATGCGCCTGGTCGCACTGACCCCTTCGGAGATCGTGCTGGCGGTTCAGACGACGTTCGCCCGCGATTGGGTCGAGAACCGGCTCAAGTCCGACATCACCGCCGTCCTGCACGAGCTGCTCGGCGGCGAGATCGCGCTGCGCGTCGTCGTCGATCCCGGCGGCGAGCCGAACATCGCGGCCGCCGCGGCGCCGGCGGCGGCCAAGCCGGCGCCGGCCGAGGATCTGCGGGTCGGCCACCTCAACGCGCGCTATACCTTCGACGACTTCGTCATCGGAAACTCGAACCGGTTCGCGCACGCCGCGGCCCAAGCGGTCGCCGACGCGCCCGCGATGGCGTACAACCCGCTCTTCCTGTACGGCGGCGTCGGGCTGGGAAAGACGCATCTGATGCATGCGATCGGGCACCGCGTCCTCGAACGCAATCCCAACGCGAACATCGTCTACGTCTCCAGCGAAAAGTTCACCAACGAATTCATCATCGCGATCAAGAACAATCAAACGGTCGAGTTCCGCAACCGGTACCGCCACGTCGACGTGCTGCTGATCGACGACATCCAGTTCCTCGAAGGCAAAGAGCAGACCCAAGAGGAGTTCTTTCACACGTTCAACTCGCTGCACGAAGCGCAGAAGCAGCTGGTGATCTCGAGCGATCGTCCGCCCAAAGAGATCCAGACGCTGGAGAACCGCCTGCGCTCGCGGTTCGAGTGGGGACTGCTCACCGATATCCAGCCGCCCGATTTCGAGACGCGCGAGGCGATTCTGCGCAAGAAGGCCGAAACCGAGAAGGTCCCGGTGCCCGACGAGGTGCTCGCCTTCATCGCCAAGGTGATCCCGTCGAACATCCGGGAACTCGAGGGCTCGCTGATCCGCGTCGTCGCGTTCGCATCGCTCACGAAGTCGCCGATCACGGTCGATCTCGCCGGCGAAGTCCTCAAGAACGCCGTCGCGCAGGCCCCGATGCACCGGGTGACGATTCCGCTCATCAAGGAGCGCGTCGCGAAGAACTACGCGATCTCGATCAAGGAGATGGAGGCGCAGCGGCGCGATCAGCGCGTGACGCTGCCGCGCCAGATCGCGATGTACATCGCCTGGCAGCTCACCGGCGCATCGCTGCCGCAGATCGCGCGCGAGTTCGGCAAGAAGGATCACACCACCGCGATGTACGCGCGCGACAAGATCGCCGACATGATGGAAGCCGACGAAGCGTTCCGCAACAAAGTGCGTTCGCTCGTCGCGCAGATTCAAAGCGAGTAGGATACGGACACCATATCGGGCACGGGCCGCGCATCGTCTGATGGGCGGCCTCTTGACGTCAGGCGGCGGCCGCGCAGATGACGTCACGGAGGCCATCCACGTTGTCCATCCCCGGCGAGGGCACAGGGCACGCTCGGCACCGTGGAAAAACGGGATGCGCGCGCATCCGGGGGATGGCGTGGAGGGAGCCTGTCTCCCGTCCACAACCAGAATCAGGCGCAATGCCGCGGGCAGCGCGGGATACGGCGGTTCTCCCCGCTGTGCACCGCCTTACTGCTAGTACGACGATCTTCTTTATACTAAAGACCGGAGCACGACCGGTGTTCGGAACGGTGGATCAGTGAAGTTCACGTGTAGCACGAAAGACATCGCGTCGGCGGTCGGCGCGGCCAGCAAGGTCGTCAACGCCCACACGACGGTGCCGATTCTCTCCAACGTGCTGCTCAGCGCAGACGAGGGGAACATTCGCGTGCGCGCCACCGATCTTGAGCTCACGCTCGAGCAGTCATTCCCGGCCGAGATCGCCGAGGCCGGTGCGGTCACCGTGCCGGCGCGGCTCTTCAGCGGCTATCTCGGCAATCTGCCGGCTGGGCTGCTCGAACTCACCGGCTCGCCGTCGCGGGCATCGGTGAAAGCCGAGCGGTCGAACTACGATTTTCACGCGCTCCCCGCCGACGAGTATCCGCCGCTCCCGACCGCGCAGAAGGGGCAGTCGTTCGCAATCCCGGCGAAGCGCTTCCGTGAAGGCGTCGCCGCGACGATCTTCGCCGCGTCGAACGAAGAGGCGCGGGGCGCCGTCCTGATGGGGACGCTGCTGGAACTCGACGGCGACACGATCACGATGGTCGCGACCGACGGCTACCGGCTCGCCCGCTGGACCTCGACGCTCGAACGCGGAATCGAGGGGACCGCGAAGTTCATCGTGCCGTCCCGCGCGCTCAACGAGGCTGCGCGCAATCTCGGAACCGCCGAACTCGTCGAGGTCACCGCGCTCGGCGCGCAGGCGAACCAGCTCCAGTTCACCGCCGGAACGACGTCGATCGTGGTGCGGCTCGTCGACGGACAGTATCCGAACTACGGACAGGTGATCCCGGCGAAGTTCGACCGCCGCGTCGTCGTCAACACGCAAGGGCTGATTGGGGGCCTGCGCCGCGCTGAACTCGTCGCCGGCGACCGCGCGTCGATGGTCAAGCTCGAGGTCGCCAACCAGACGCTGATGATCACAGCGAAGTCGGACGTCACCGGCAACGCGTACGAAGAGCTCGAAGTCGAGCAGACCGGCGAAGATCTCGCGATCGCGTTCAACGCACGGTATCTGGTCGAGATCCTCAACCACGTCGACTCGCCGCAAACGGTGCTCGAGTTTCTCGGTCCGCTCTCGCCGGCCGCGATTCGGCCGCTCGAGACCGGTGACGGCGGCGAGCAGCTCTACGTGCTGATGCCGTTGCGGCAGTAGCCGCGGCGAGCGTTGCGTCTCGAACGCGTTCGGCTCGCGGACTTTCGCAACTACGTCACCCTCGACGTCGCTCCGGAACCGGGATTGAACGTCTTCGTCGGCCCCAACGCGCAGGGAAAATCGAATCTGCTCGAAGCGCTCGCGATGCTGGCGACCGGCAAATCGTTTCGTGCGCATCGTGAGAGCGAACTGATCCGTGCGGACTGCGAGCGCGCAGAGATCGCCGGCGACGCGCGGATCAGCGCCGGCGCGATCCGGCTGCGCTGCAGCATCGCGCGCACGCCGGCCGGGATGCGCAAGGCGTTCGAGGTGAACGGAGGCGCGGTCGGGTTCGCGCGCTTTCTCGGGCGCACGCGCGTCGTCACCTTCGTGCCGGCGGACCTGCAGCTCGTCTCCGGCGGCCCGGCGCTGCGGCGCACGCTCCTCAACGGCGCGCTCGCCCAGCTCTCGCCGACGTATTATCGCGACCTCGCACTCTATCAGAAGATCGTGCAGCAGAAATCGGCGCTGCTGCACGGCGCGATCGCGCCCGATCGCGATCTGCTGCTGGCCTACAACGACGAGCTCGTGCGGCCCGCAGCCGCGCTGATCGCCGCCCGGCGCGCGTTCGTCGACGAGATCGCGGCGGCGACGGTCGAGATCTACGCGCGCTGGCGCGGCGCGGACGAGCGGCTCGGCGTCACCTACGCCCCGAATCCCGACGGCGACGTCGGCGAGGCGCTGGCGGCCGCCGTCGAGAGCGAATTGCGGCGGCGCACGACGCTGGTGGGGCCGCATCGCGACGATATCCGGCTGCTCGTCGATGGGAAAGCCCTGTCGGCGTTCGGTTCGCAGGGACAGCAGCGCACGGCGGTGCTCGCGCTCAAGGTCGCCGAATACGAGGTGATGCGCACGCGCACCGGCGACGCCCCGATCCTGCTGCTCGACGACGTGCTCAGCGAACTCGACGCCGAGCGCGCCAGCGGGTTCCTCGGCGCGGTCGGCGGCTACGAGCAGGCGTTCCTGACGGCGACGGACCTGCCGCAGGCGATCGGTCCGGCCGCGGTGTGGGCGATCCGCGCCGCCGCGGTGACGCGATGCTGAAGCTCGGGACGGTCCTCGACGGCTGGCGCCCGAAGCCGGCTCCGGGCTCCGACCCGCTGGTCGCCGCGCGGGCGGTCTGGGCGGACCTCGTCGGCGCCGACGTCGCGCGCGCGGCGCAGCCGGTCGCGATCGAACGCGACGCGCTGGTCGTGCTCACCGCGTCCTCGGCGTGGTCGCACCAGCTCGCCTTCCTCGAACCGGAGATCGTCAGCGGCCTGCGCGCGCTCCCCGAGACGCGCACGATCGTCCGCCTGCGGTTCCGCGTCGGCAAGCTGCGCCGCCCCGGCGCGGGCGGCGGTGCGGGCGGCCCGCGCCGCGGCGCGACGGCGGTCCCGGCCGAGCCGCCGGCCAAGACGCTCGACGACGCACTGGCGCGTCTGCGGCGTTCCGTCGAGCGGGGGCGTGCGGCGCACCGCGCGCGCGGCGGACGCTTCTGCGCGCTCTGCAAGGCGCCGATCGACGGCGGGGCGATGTGCACGCCGTGCCGCGACGACGACGAGCGGCGGCGCCGATTCGCCTGCGAGCGGCTCCTCTTCGAGGCGCCCTGGCTCGGCCCGGAGGCGGTGCTGGCGTTGGTCGAGGGATTGAGCCCGGAGCAGTACGACGCGATCCGCCGGCGGCTGCTGCGATCGTGGTGGGACGAGCTGTGGCGCGCGAACAAGCTCCACAAGCTGCGCCAGCCGGTCGACCGCGCACGGCTGCGCAAGCTCGCCAGCTCGTTCGTCCTGCTCGAGACGAAGATCGATCCGAACCGGCTCGAGATGGACTCGGCGGTGCGGAAGAACGCACTGGGCGACCTCTACGACTTCATCCGCGAGATCGAGCGGCGACCGGACGAACGCGGCGGTGCGGCGGAGCGTGCGGTCAGGTAAGATCGGCCGTCGCGTCGAACGTCAATACTAAAGATGAGCGACGACTATACCGGCGAGCAGATCGAGGTCCTCAAAGGCCTCGAGGCTGTTCGCAAGCGCCCCGGGATGTACATCGGCAACACCGCCGAGCGGGGCCTTCACCAACTCGTGTACGAAGCGGTCGACAACGCGGTCGACGAAGCGCTGGCCGGCTACGCCAAGAACATCCGGGTCGTTCTATTCAAAGACGGCGCGGTGTCGGTCGAGGACGACGGCCGCGGGATCCCGGTCGACCTGCACGCCGACGAGGGGCTCCCGGCGGTCGAGGTCGTGATGACGATCCTGCACGCCGGCGGCAAGTTCGGCAAGGGCGGCTACAAGGTCTCGGGCGGCCTGCACGGCGTCGGGATCTCGGTCGTCAACGCGCTTTCCGAGCAGATGATCACCCGCGTCAAGCGCGACGGCTGGCAGTATGAGATCCGCTTCGAGCGCGGCGTCACCAGCCAGAAGCTCAAACGGCTCGGCCGCGCCGAGGGCTCCGGGACCTCGCAGTGGTTCAAGCCCGACCCGCAGATGTTCGAGACGCTCGACTTCTCGTGGAAGATCCTCGAGAATCGGCTGCGCGAGCTGGCGTTCCTCAACCGCGGCCTCTCGATCACGCTGCGCGACGAACGCCCGGATGAGCCCCGGGAGAAGAACTATCTCTACGAGGGCGGGATCATCTCGTTCGTCGAGTGGCTCAACGACAACAAAGACGCGCTCACGCCGGTGATCTCGACCAACGGCGAGCGCGAAGACGTCGTCGTGGAATGCGCGTTCCAGTGGACCGACGGCTACAACGAAGTCGTCTACTCGTACGCGAACAACATCAACACGATCGAAGGCGGGATGCACCTCACCGGTTTCCGCACGGCGATCTCCGGCAAGGTCAACGAGTACGCGAAGAAACGCGGCATGCTCAAGGAGGCGGACGGCAACCTCTCCACCGACGACTGCATGGAAGGGCTCACCGCGATCGTCTCGGTGAAGCTGCAGGAGCCGCAGTTCGAGGGCCAGACGAAAACGAAGCTCGGCAACGCGAAGATGCGTCCGATCGTGTACGGCCTCGTCACCGAACGCCTCGAATTCTTCATGGAGGAGAATCCGAAGCACGCGCGCGCGATCGTCGAGAAATGCATGCAGGCCGCGCGCGCGCGCGAGGCGGCGAAGAAAGCGCGCGACCTCACGCGCCGCAAGAACGTCCTCGAAGGGAGCGGTCTGCCGGGGAAGCTCGTCGACTGCAAGACGACCGATCCGTCGCGGTCCGAGCTGTTTCTGGTCGAAGGCGATTCGGCCGGCGGGACGGCGAAGGGCGGCCGCAATCCGGAGAATCAAGCGATCCTTCCGCTGCGCGGGAAGATCCTCAACGTCGAGAAGGCGCGGCTCGACAAGATGCTCTCGAACGAAGAGATCCGCACCATGATCACGGCGCTGGGGACCGGGTTCGGCGAAGAGTTCAACGCCGACAAGCTGCGCTATCACAAGATCATCATCATGACCGACGCGGACGTCGATGGT is a genomic window containing:
- the gyrB gene encoding DNA topoisomerase (ATP-hydrolyzing) subunit B; amino-acid sequence: MSDDYTGEQIEVLKGLEAVRKRPGMYIGNTAERGLHQLVYEAVDNAVDEALAGYAKNIRVVLFKDGAVSVEDDGRGIPVDLHADEGLPAVEVVMTILHAGGKFGKGGYKVSGGLHGVGISVVNALSEQMITRVKRDGWQYEIRFERGVTSQKLKRLGRAEGSGTSQWFKPDPQMFETLDFSWKILENRLRELAFLNRGLSITLRDERPDEPREKNYLYEGGIISFVEWLNDNKDALTPVISTNGEREDVVVECAFQWTDGYNEVVYSYANNINTIEGGMHLTGFRTAISGKVNEYAKKRGMLKEADGNLSTDDCMEGLTAIVSVKLQEPQFEGQTKTKLGNAKMRPIVYGLVTERLEFFMEENPKHARAIVEKCMQAARAREAAKKARDLTRRKNVLEGSGLPGKLVDCKTTDPSRSELFLVEGDSAGGTAKGGRNPENQAILPLRGKILNVEKARLDKMLSNEEIRTMITALGTGFGEEFNADKLRYHKIIIMTDADVDGSHIRTLLLTFFYRQMRQLVERGYVYIAQPPLYGAKKGKRQEWAYTETELQAVFNGSDPKEWTVQQFKGLGEMDAEQLADTTMDPEKRRLKQVTLEEASEDAERMFTTLMGDKVEPRKLFIQEHARNVRNLDL
- a CDS encoding DUF721 domain-containing protein, coding for MLKLGTVLDGWRPKPAPGSDPLVAARAVWADLVGADVARAAQPVAIERDALVVLTASSAWSHQLAFLEPEIVSGLRALPETRTIVRLRFRVGKLRRPGAGGGAGGPRRGATAVPAEPPAKTLDDALARLRRSVERGRAAHRARGGRFCALCKAPIDGGAMCTPCRDDDERRRRFACERLLFEAPWLGPEAVLALVEGLSPEQYDAIRRRLLRSWWDELWRANKLHKLRQPVDRARLRKLASSFVLLETKIDPNRLEMDSAVRKNALGDLYDFIREIERRPDERGGAAERAVR
- the dnaA gene encoding chromosomal replication initiator protein DnaA, whose amino-acid sequence is MNQTSTVAPEGLWTAALERLEPRYNKPVFEMWLKPMRLVALTPSEIVLAVQTTFARDWVENRLKSDITAVLHELLGGEIALRVVVDPGGEPNIAAAAAPAAAKPAPAEDLRVGHLNARYTFDDFVIGNSNRFAHAAAQAVADAPAMAYNPLFLYGGVGLGKTHLMHAIGHRVLERNPNANIVYVSSEKFTNEFIIAIKNNQTVEFRNRYRHVDVLLIDDIQFLEGKEQTQEEFFHTFNSLHEAQKQLVISSDRPPKEIQTLENRLRSRFEWGLLTDIQPPDFETREAILRKKAETEKVPVPDEVLAFIAKVIPSNIRELEGSLIRVVAFASLTKSPITVDLAGEVLKNAVAQAPMHRVTIPLIKERVAKNYAISIKEMEAQRRDQRVTLPRQIAMYIAWQLTGASLPQIAREFGKKDHTTAMYARDKIADMMEADEAFRNKVRSLVAQIQSE
- the recF gene encoding DNA replication/repair protein RecF (All proteins in this family for which functions are known are DNA-binding proteins that assist the filamentation of RecA onto DNA for the initiation of recombination or recombinational repair.), which encodes MRLERVRLADFRNYVTLDVAPEPGLNVFVGPNAQGKSNLLEALAMLATGKSFRAHRESELIRADCERAEIAGDARISAGAIRLRCSIARTPAGMRKAFEVNGGAVGFARFLGRTRVVTFVPADLQLVSGGPALRRTLLNGALAQLSPTYYRDLALYQKIVQQKSALLHGAIAPDRDLLLAYNDELVRPAAALIAARRAFVDEIAAATVEIYARWRGADERLGVTYAPNPDGDVGEALAAAVESELRRRTTLVGPHRDDIRLLVDGKALSAFGSQGQQRTAVLALKVAEYEVMRTRTGDAPILLLDDVLSELDAERASGFLGAVGGYEQAFLTATDLPQAIGPAAVWAIRAAAVTRC
- the dnaN gene encoding DNA polymerase III subunit beta → MKFTCSTKDIASAVGAASKVVNAHTTVPILSNVLLSADEGNIRVRATDLELTLEQSFPAEIAEAGAVTVPARLFSGYLGNLPAGLLELTGSPSRASVKAERSNYDFHALPADEYPPLPTAQKGQSFAIPAKRFREGVAATIFAASNEEARGAVLMGTLLELDGDTITMVATDGYRLARWTSTLERGIEGTAKFIVPSRALNEAARNLGTAELVEVTALGAQANQLQFTAGTTSIVVRLVDGQYPNYGQVIPAKFDRRVVVNTQGLIGGLRRAELVAGDRASMVKLEVANQTLMITAKSDVTGNAYEELEVEQTGEDLAIAFNARYLVEILNHVDSPQTVLEFLGPLSPAAIRPLETGDGGEQLYVLMPLRQ